The following coding sequences are from one Seonamhaeicola sp. ML3 window:
- a CDS encoding nitrate reductase cytochrome c-type subunit — protein sequence MKKRLGIISLFIILFIAFIAVWNFSYQIGKEEAYIPFERSTEVSSIIPSEKGVFKRSEHALDYANMPVDENHQRSLKNYYDNRAYHGAPPSIPHPIKDEMTIGANTCLKCHENGGFTEKFNAYAPVVPHPELVNCRQCHVPTNASGVFKPFEHRSVVAPQAGINNALAGSPPIIPHQIQMHENCLSCHAGPSAPKEIRVTHPERINCRQCHVPNNKEMTDIGTFKRAISNE from the coding sequence ATGAAAAAACGACTGGGTATCATTTCATTATTTATTATTCTATTTATTGCGTTTATCGCCGTTTGGAATTTTAGCTATCAAATTGGAAAAGAAGAAGCTTATATTCCCTTTGAAAGAAGTACAGAAGTGTCTTCAATTATTCCATCAGAGAAAGGGGTTTTTAAGCGGTCTGAACATGCGTTAGACTACGCTAATATGCCCGTAGACGAAAATCATCAAAGATCTTTGAAAAATTATTATGATAACAGAGCTTATCATGGGGCACCACCAAGTATTCCGCACCCTATAAAAGATGAAATGACTATTGGGGCAAATACTTGTTTAAAATGCCATGAAAATGGTGGTTTTACTGAAAAATTTAATGCTTACGCGCCTGTAGTGCCGCATCCGGAATTGGTTAATTGTAGGCAATGTCATGTGCCAACAAATGCGAGTGGGGTATTTAAACCTTTTGAGCATAGAAGTGTTGTAGCGCCCCAAGCAGGAATTAATAATGCCTTGGCCGGAAGCCCACCAATTATTCCGCATCAAATTCAGATGCACGAAAATTGTTTGTCTTGTCATGCCGGGCCAAGTGCGCCAAAAGAAATTAGGGTAACGCATCCAGAGCGGATCAATTGTAGACAATGTCATGTTCCGAACAATAAAGAAATGACCGATATAGGAACCTTTAAAAGAGCCATTAGCAATGAATAA
- a CDS encoding cytochrome c3 family protein, with product MNNHSMHRVVCISFIVLLFFSCKHGEGEYHGVTDKIKAESENYHGISLSSEAYLEGVETMEITEGEHTFLIPERKRQIKSFACTECHSKPLSQLQSKDGKKAHWDIKLHHANENTMNCATCHDGNNMDNLKSLTGNSIDFNNSYNLCNQCHTKQFEDWKGGAHGKRIGGWAPPRASMTCVNCHNPHKPHFEKRWPARFNTQKIKERE from the coding sequence ATGAATAATCATAGTATGCATAGAGTCGTTTGTATTTCGTTTATAGTGCTTTTGTTCTTTTCATGTAAACATGGAGAAGGAGAGTACCACGGTGTAACAGACAAAATCAAAGCTGAAAGCGAGAATTATCATGGTATATCCTTGTCTTCTGAAGCTTATTTGGAAGGTGTTGAAACCATGGAGATTACAGAAGGAGAGCATACCTTTTTAATCCCCGAAAGAAAGCGTCAAATTAAATCATTTGCTTGTACCGAGTGTCATTCTAAACCATTATCGCAACTACAAAGTAAGGATGGTAAGAAAGCGCATTGGGATATTAAGTTGCACCATGCCAATGAAAATACCATGAATTGTGCTACTTGTCACGATGGAAATAATATGGATAACCTTAAAAGTTTAACAGGTAACAGTATCGATTTTAATAACAGTTATAATTTGTGTAACCAGTGTCATACCAAACAATTTGAGGATTGGAAAGGCGGCGCACATGGGAAACGCATTGGAGGTTGGGCGCCACCAAGAGCATCCATGACTTGTGTGAATTGTCATAATCCGCACAAACCTCATTTTGAGAAGAGATGGCCTGCACGGTTTAACACACAAAAAATAAAAGAAAGAGAATAG
- a CDS encoding 4Fe-4S dicluster domain-containing protein has translation MSSDNKKWFSLNIGRKNQETSSSCSCSTPSGGCGGHDHEEIKHIEERKDGFEQVFDVKMDRRSAFKQLAASLAIGAGAVSTSCSMFSGDESKEKAQIDWEEQFKGNYKLMTDEEKKATVDRLVRSYQLRTGKTINMSSKNAEENVLFGYAFNISKCQGYMDCVSACVEENNQDRNSQMQYIRIHEMKDGNGFNFNESDDNYYHEVPAEGHFYMGTQCFHCDNPPCVNVCPVQATWREDDGLVVVDYDWCVGCRYCMAACPYDGRRFNWSKPEVPEEEINKNQHYLGNRLRKKGVMEKCTFCVQRSRAGKNPACVEACPTGARIFGNLLDPNSTIRWVLENKKVFRLKEDLGTEPKFWYFMD, from the coding sequence ATGAGCAGCGATAATAAAAAATGGTTTTCCTTAAATATTGGTCGCAAGAACCAAGAAACTTCAAGTAGTTGCAGTTGTAGTACGCCATCTGGTGGTTGTGGTGGACATGACCATGAGGAAATAAAACATATAGAAGAAAGAAAAGACGGTTTTGAACAGGTCTTTGATGTAAAAATGGACCGTCGTTCTGCCTTTAAGCAATTAGCCGCAAGTTTGGCTATTGGTGCAGGGGCGGTAAGTACTTCTTGTAGTATGTTTTCTGGTGATGAAAGCAAGGAAAAAGCGCAAATAGACTGGGAAGAGCAGTTTAAGGGAAACTACAAGTTAATGACCGATGAAGAAAAGAAAGCCACAGTTGATAGGTTAGTACGTTCGTATCAATTGCGAACTGGAAAAACTATTAACATGTCTTCTAAAAATGCAGAAGAAAACGTGTTGTTTGGTTATGCTTTCAATATTTCAAAGTGCCAAGGATATATGGACTGTGTGAGTGCTTGTGTTGAAGAGAACAATCAAGACAGAAACTCACAAATGCAATACATCCGTATTCATGAAATGAAAGATGGAAACGGATTCAATTTCAACGAATCTGATGACAACTACTACCACGAAGTACCAGCAGAAGGTCATTTCTATATGGGTACACAGTGTTTCCACTGTGATAATCCACCATGTGTAAATGTATGTCCAGTCCAAGCCACATGGCGTGAAGATGACGGATTGGTGGTTGTTGATTACGATTGGTGTGTAGGCTGTAGATATTGTATGGCGGCGTGTCCTTATGATGGACGTCGATTTAACTGGAGTAAACCAGAAGTGCCAGAAGAAGAAATCAACAAGAATCAGCATTATTTGGGCAACAGACTCCGTAAAAAAGGGGTTATGGAGAAATGTACATTCTGTGTACAGCGTTCTAGAGCAGGAAAAAATCCAGCCTGTGTTGAGGCTTGCCCAACAGGTGCTCGTATCTTCGGAAATTTACTAGACCCAAACAGTACCATTAGATGGGTATTGGAAAACAAGAAAGTATTTAGATTAAAAGAAGACCTAGGAACCGAGCCTAAGTTCTGGTATTTTATGGACTAA
- the dsrP gene encoding sulfate reduction electron transfer complex DsrMKJOP subunit DsrP, whose amino-acid sequence MRRFKVFKSLVRDSLDTITHGSRKYHLWMAALTFMMLVGMYCYSIQLNEGLSVTGMTDRVSWGLYISNFTFLVGVAAAAVMLVMPTYVLKDIDFKQAVLIGEGLAVAALVMCLAFVIADMGGPSVLWHMIPGIGVFNFPNSMLTWDVIVLNGYLFINITIPLYILFRHYQGKEAKSKVYIPGAFISVFWAVAIHLVTAFLYQGLQARPFWNNALLGPRFLASAFAAGPALIILVLAVIRSSTPFKIQDKTIKKIAMVVTVAAQINLIMLISELFKEFYAPTHHSESAYYLFFGLHGKDALLPWIWTAIPLNVLATVMLTFHKLRNNFKVLYFACFILFIAIWIEKGFGLIVPGFIPGPYGKIAEYMPTGIEIGVTLGIWALGAFVFTILAKTAIGIEIGKLRYKK is encoded by the coding sequence ATGAGACGATTTAAAGTTTTTAAAAGTTTAGTAAGAGATAGTTTAGATACCATAACACACGGTTCTAGAAAGTACCATTTATGGATGGCGGCATTAACCTTTATGATGTTAGTGGGTATGTATTGTTATTCCATTCAGCTAAATGAAGGGCTAAGCGTTACTGGAATGACAGATAGGGTTAGCTGGGGATTATATATTTCAAATTTCACTTTTCTGGTGGGGGTTGCAGCTGCAGCAGTAATGCTCGTTATGCCAACCTATGTGTTAAAAGATATTGATTTTAAACAAGCTGTTTTAATAGGTGAAGGTTTGGCAGTAGCTGCATTAGTCATGTGTTTAGCTTTTGTAATTGCTGATATGGGTGGGCCTTCTGTTTTATGGCATATGATTCCAGGGATTGGTGTTTTTAATTTTCCGAATTCCATGTTAACCTGGGATGTTATTGTGCTTAATGGGTATTTGTTTATTAACATTACGATACCTCTATATATTCTTTTCAGGCACTACCAAGGAAAAGAAGCGAAATCTAAAGTTTATATCCCAGGAGCGTTTATATCGGTATTTTGGGCAGTGGCGATTCATTTGGTTACGGCATTTTTATATCAAGGTTTACAAGCAAGACCTTTCTGGAATAATGCCTTGTTAGGACCTCGTTTTTTGGCCTCAGCATTTGCAGCTGGACCAGCTTTAATAATTTTAGTTTTGGCTGTGATAAGGTCGAGTACACCATTTAAAATTCAAGACAAAACCATTAAGAAAATAGCAATGGTGGTTACTGTGGCGGCTCAGATTAATTTAATTATGCTTATTTCTGAATTGTTTAAGGAGTTTTATGCACCTACACACCACAGTGAAAGTGCCTATTATCTTTTCTTTGGTTTACACGGAAAAGATGCTTTGTTACCCTGGATTTGGACGGCCATACCATTGAACGTTTTAGCTACTGTAATGTTGACCTTCCACAAGCTCAGGAACAATTTTAAAGTCTTATACTTTGCTTGTTTTATATTGTTCATTGCTATTTGGATTGAAAAAGGCTTCGGTTTAATTGTTCCTGGTTTTATTCCCGGACCTTATGGTAAAATAGCCGAATATATGCCCACAGGAATTGAAATAGGGGTTACGCTAGGAATTTGGGCCCTTGGCGCTTTTGTGTTTACCATTTTAGCTAAAACAGCAATAGGTATTGAAATAGGAAAACTACGTTATAAGAAGTAG
- a CDS encoding gliding motility-associated C-terminal domain-containing protein encodes MMKKPQKILMLLIPILGIISTAFSQTENLDFEFGNFDNWILDTGVRSNPTTIDWNTRPANDLGVQIKLMSPSSPSYDEIGLNCFPTPVNVPTVFTGGRFSARIGNLDGENKAARISHTFTVTPNTTLLKYSYAVVLEDPGHKRRDQPKFVANIKDSNGNIVPCGRYEAFSGPNALNKGFINCGKFQILPWTTESADLSPFIGEDITIEFIALDCTLGEHGGYAYVDASLEPLKIQVEDLCNNGDTVTLNAPEGFSSYDWSNGDGTPSITIENAKYGETYSVDFTSNTGCLSKLSITLEPTPQATIDKIPDQEVCLGGSVLVKPTGNHTGDFRYTRPDPTNPGEFVDIAPAGNSAILSPTQDTTYTIIARDENGCDGPSETFSVKVINSNGPPFPKADFEIETIATMGNSICNTIQLKNLSDYCKGGLSYHWDFGDGTTSTETNPSHSFPVTNDNSTYIITLTVRSQDGLTESKSYEYNTFITAKFSTSFLNCETVTINNTSDICGASIDNFADLVYHWDFGDGSSIVSTNNSELSLTHIYTASGTFTIILTISNINNPGTSLSTHTETLDINIETKTDFSYLVNCLDVTFTDESKTCSRAESYIWDFGDGSTASNEVRPKHTYTSSGSFNVTLTINDGVQIFTQSKEITLDITETIPDYEFEINCDVVSFTNLSNSCDDLTYYWDFGDNSPISNDKNPTHRYDLNKAYNVTLTVNDGTRDLSVTKSFTLGNGITGYNTPQDMILCRNPDATKTPIFDLAAQKNYILEGLADNNLELPTVSFHLASPEAFNGLRPLPLRFKSLSSSQQIYARITNQNGCVEVFMFSLNIVNTPIVNPIEDIHLCSLNESNTEYNLSQLNAKIFDGIDQSNIKLSYHLFEGDAIQGINSIEQINLNAGVEFIIYARAEDITSNQCYSLSTFSIRMDNDDTDTNNNCMPFFANTMTPNGDGRNDTFFIKNIEKFSNNTLTIYNRWGNIVYRATGYNNTWNGMHKGKPLPSGNYYYYFQLNDGTNRSHSGYITILR; translated from the coding sequence ATGATGAAGAAGCCACAAAAAATATTAATGCTATTAATTCCCATTTTGGGAATAATTTCTACTGCTTTTTCCCAAACTGAAAACTTAGATTTTGAGTTTGGGAATTTCGATAATTGGATTTTGGACACAGGAGTAAGATCTAATCCCACAACAATTGATTGGAACACCAGACCTGCTAATGACTTAGGAGTACAAATAAAATTAATGAGTCCCTCAAGCCCGAGCTATGACGAAATTGGTTTAAATTGTTTCCCAACACCTGTAAATGTTCCTACAGTTTTTACTGGTGGTCGCTTTTCGGCAAGAATAGGTAACCTAGATGGTGAAAATAAAGCTGCCAGGATTAGCCATACTTTTACAGTAACACCAAATACGACATTACTTAAATACAGTTACGCCGTAGTTTTAGAAGACCCAGGACACAAAAGACGAGACCAGCCAAAATTCGTAGCTAATATCAAGGATTCTAATGGTAATATTGTACCATGTGGTAGGTATGAGGCTTTCTCAGGACCTAATGCCCTGAATAAGGGTTTTATAAATTGTGGTAAATTCCAAATACTACCTTGGACTACCGAAAGTGCAGACCTAAGTCCTTTCATCGGTGAAGATATTACTATTGAATTCATAGCTTTAGATTGTACCCTTGGAGAACATGGTGGATATGCCTATGTAGATGCCTCTTTAGAACCTCTAAAAATACAAGTAGAAGATTTATGTAATAACGGTGACACAGTGACACTGAATGCTCCCGAAGGATTCTCCAGTTACGATTGGTCCAATGGAGACGGAACGCCCAGTATCACAATTGAAAATGCTAAATATGGTGAAACCTACAGCGTTGATTTTACATCTAACACAGGGTGTTTAAGCAAACTATCCATAACCCTAGAACCAACACCACAAGCAACCATAGATAAGATTCCCGATCAAGAAGTTTGCTTAGGCGGGAGTGTTTTGGTAAAACCCACAGGGAATCACACTGGTGACTTTCGGTATACAAGGCCGGACCCAACTAATCCTGGTGAGTTCGTTGACATAGCACCTGCCGGAAATTCTGCAATATTGAGCCCAACTCAGGATACAACGTATACTATAATTGCAAGAGATGAAAACGGTTGTGATGGTCCGTCTGAAACATTCAGCGTAAAAGTTATAAATTCTAATGGCCCACCTTTTCCTAAAGCAGATTTTGAAATCGAAACAATAGCCACAATGGGTAATAGCATATGCAATACCATACAACTAAAAAACCTATCAGATTATTGCAAGGGTGGACTCTCCTACCATTGGGACTTTGGGGATGGGACTACTAGCACAGAAACTAACCCTTCACATAGTTTTCCTGTTACCAATGATAACTCAACATATATCATCACCTTAACTGTGAGGTCACAAGATGGCCTTACCGAATCAAAATCCTATGAGTATAACACTTTTATAACAGCCAAATTTTCAACTTCTTTTTTAAACTGTGAAACTGTAACTATAAACAACACTAGTGATATTTGTGGAGCTTCAATAGATAATTTTGCTGATTTAGTATACCATTGGGATTTTGGTGACGGCAGCTCTATTGTAAGTACAAATAATAGCGAACTCTCATTAACACACATTTACACCGCTTCTGGGACTTTCACCATTATATTAACAATTAGCAATATAAATAATCCGGGGACATCCTTATCAACACACACAGAGACTCTAGACATCAATATAGAAACCAAAACAGATTTTAGTTACCTTGTTAATTGCCTTGATGTTACTTTTACAGATGAGTCTAAAACATGCTCTAGAGCAGAAAGTTATATTTGGGATTTTGGTGACGGCAGTACAGCCAGTAATGAAGTAAGACCCAAACACACCTACACATCTTCTGGTTCATTTAATGTAACTCTAACTATTAATGATGGTGTTCAGATCTTTACTCAAAGTAAAGAAATCACGCTAGATATTACTGAAACAATACCTGATTATGAATTTGAAATTAATTGCGATGTTGTAAGTTTTACGAACTTATCAAATAGTTGCGACGACCTAACCTACTATTGGGATTTTGGAGATAATTCTCCTATTAGTAACGATAAAAATCCAACACATCGATATGATTTAAACAAAGCCTATAATGTTACACTCACTGTAAACGATGGAACCAGAGATTTAAGCGTAACAAAATCTTTTACTTTAGGAAACGGTATTACCGGATATAACACACCTCAAGATATGATACTATGTAGAAATCCGGATGCAACCAAAACACCAATATTTGATTTAGCAGCTCAAAAAAATTATATTCTTGAAGGGTTGGCAGACAACAATCTCGAATTACCAACAGTTAGTTTTCACTTAGCATCACCAGAGGCTTTCAATGGTCTACGTCCATTACCTTTACGATTTAAAAGCCTTTCAAGTTCTCAACAAATCTATGCCAGAATTACTAATCAAAATGGCTGTGTCGAAGTGTTTATGTTTTCACTTAATATTGTGAATACCCCAATAGTAAATCCTATTGAGGATATTCATCTGTGCTCTTTGAATGAAAGTAATACTGAATATAATTTATCCCAACTAAACGCTAAGATTTTTGATGGCATAGACCAATCGAATATCAAGTTAAGTTATCATCTCTTTGAAGGTGATGCCATACAAGGTATAAATAGTATTGAGCAAATAAATCTTAATGCAGGTGTAGAATTTATCATTTATGCTCGAGCAGAAGACATCACTTCCAATCAATGTTATTCATTAAGCACGTTTTCTATTAGAATGGACAATGACGATACGGATACAAACAATAACTGTATGCCATTTTTCGCTAATACCATGACACCAAATGGTGATGGTCGTAACGATACCTTTTTCATTAAAAATATCGAAAAATTTTCTAACAATACGCTAACAATATACAACCGATGGGGAAATATAGTTTACCGTGCTACGGGTTATAACAATACTTGGAACGGAATGCATAAGGGGAAACCTCTCCCATCTGGAAACTATTATTACTACTTTCAACTAAACGATGGCACCAATAGGTCACACTCTGGATACATAACTATTTTGAGATAG
- a CDS encoding type IX secretion system membrane protein PorP/SprF, translated as MYGHFFILNLLKKLVQGRIKRFLFWIQFFVFIISFCISVYSQQTPQFSQYLQNPFVINPAMTGVENYVDVNASHRNQWLGFDGAPRTSTFSVNSSLYRSRASYLPNEGTTHHGLGVFLYTDTSGPLSQNGLYGSYAYHLKVSEEWFISFGTFVGVSQFRFDDRKVVLFDNPIDPLVQNISVLNFDLSFGLYAYSKYLFLGIAANQILNKEIRLSDTSNEESLLPSYNLLLGSRISINDALTVVPFSLLKTVKNSPIQWDAGIKTVYNDKFWGGLAYRNEEAIIGFLGLRLTENLLLSYSYDWITADFSTQQSGSHEIIIGYRFNPRKLLCACPQYSL; from the coding sequence ATGTACGGTCATTTTTTTATATTAAACCTACTTAAAAAACTAGTTCAAGGAAGAATTAAGAGATTTCTGTTCTGGATTCAATTTTTTGTTTTTATTATATCATTCTGTATATCAGTATATTCACAACAAACTCCTCAATTTTCTCAATATTTACAGAATCCGTTTGTTATAAATCCAGCAATGACAGGAGTTGAGAATTATGTGGATGTAAATGCCTCTCACAGAAACCAATGGCTGGGCTTCGATGGCGCCCCTAGAACATCTACGTTTAGCGTTAATAGTTCTCTGTATCGTTCTAGAGCAAGTTATTTACCAAACGAGGGCACTACACATCATGGCTTGGGTGTTTTTCTTTACACAGATACTAGTGGACCACTTTCTCAAAATGGACTCTATGGAAGCTATGCTTATCATCTTAAGGTCTCAGAAGAATGGTTTATATCGTTTGGAACTTTTGTAGGTGTTTCTCAATTTAGATTCGACGATAGAAAAGTTGTTTTATTCGACAACCCCATCGACCCACTTGTTCAAAATATTTCTGTATTAAACTTTGATTTAAGTTTTGGTTTATATGCCTACTCAAAGTATCTTTTTTTAGGCATTGCAGCAAATCAAATTTTGAACAAAGAAATTCGATTATCAGATACATCAAATGAAGAATCTTTATTACCTAGTTACAACCTGCTTCTAGGTAGCAGAATTTCAATTAACGACGCTCTCACAGTTGTACCTTTCTCTTTATTAAAAACGGTAAAAAACTCTCCAATACAATGGGATGCTGGCATTAAAACAGTTTATAATGATAAGTTCTGGGGAGGTTTAGCTTATCGTAACGAGGAAGCCATTATAGGCTTTTTGGGTTTACGCCTTACAGAAAACCTACTTTTAAGCTATTCTTACGACTGGATTACCGCGGATTTTAGCACACAACAGTCTGGCTCTCACGAAATAATTATTGGATACCGGTTTAACCCTAGAAAATTACTTTGTGCTTGTCCACAATATTCCTTATGA
- a CDS encoding Crp/Fnr family transcriptional regulator has protein sequence MVASTPYLKSKRGSTGKVSCGLCENAKCLIKRNYNSFENTEFLESKNEIFCKKGQQFVIEGAPVNGLFFILGGKVKVFRTGINGKEQIVRFAKEGEIIGHRGFGTEEYYSIGAVALEDSLLCYFSKDALQKALRDNPQFTYDMMLFYANELNKSESKVKSLSQMTVRERVVDTLLYINRKFGELNGFLNLPLSRKEYADYAGTSEEQVIRIFSALKKEGLISASGKKIGISDIDLLRREISEHNYFLDS, from the coding sequence ATGGTTGCTTCTACGCCTTATTTAAAATCAAAACGAGGATCGACTGGCAAGGTTTCCTGTGGACTTTGTGAGAACGCTAAATGCCTTATAAAACGGAATTATAATTCTTTTGAAAACACTGAATTTTTAGAAAGTAAAAATGAGATATTCTGTAAAAAAGGACAACAGTTTGTAATTGAAGGCGCCCCTGTAAATGGTTTGTTTTTTATACTAGGAGGAAAAGTAAAAGTTTTTAGAACAGGTATTAACGGTAAGGAGCAAATAGTTCGTTTTGCAAAAGAAGGCGAGATAATTGGTCACCGTGGTTTTGGTACCGAAGAGTATTATTCTATAGGTGCTGTTGCTCTAGAAGATAGTTTATTGTGTTATTTTTCTAAAGATGCTTTACAGAAGGCACTGCGCGATAACCCTCAGTTTACCTACGATATGATGCTTTTTTATGCCAATGAGCTAAACAAAAGTGAGTCTAAGGTAAAATCATTATCCCAAATGACCGTTAGGGAACGTGTTGTAGACACTTTACTCTACATAAATAGAAAATTTGGTGAATTAAATGGCTTTTTAAATTTGCCTTTAAGCCGAAAAGAATATGCCGACTATGCCGGTACTTCTGAAGAACAAGTCATTAGAATTTTTTCTGCACTAAAAAAGGAAGGATTAATTAGTGCTAGTGGAAAAAAAATTGGTATCAGCGATATCGATTTACTGCGCCGCGAAATAAGCGAACACAACTATTTCTTAGATAGTTGA
- a CDS encoding globin family protein: MEQKTITLVQESFEKVKPIAPAAAEIFYGKLFELDPELKPLFPSDEGAMKQQGNKLMSMLAAAVAGLSNLDALIPILQDLGKRHVEYKVEAFHYETVGSALLGTLEAGLGDEFTSDVKAAWTSVYGTMADVMIKAAY, from the coding sequence ATGGAACAAAAAACAATAACACTTGTACAAGAATCTTTTGAAAAAGTAAAACCTATAGCCCCTGCCGCTGCAGAGATTTTTTACGGTAAACTATTTGAATTAGATCCAGAGTTGAAACCACTTTTTCCTAGTGACGAGGGAGCTATGAAACAACAGGGTAACAAACTAATGTCCATGCTAGCGGCAGCTGTGGCTGGTTTGAGTAATCTTGATGCTTTAATACCAATCCTTCAAGATTTAGGTAAACGTCATGTAGAGTATAAGGTAGAGGCTTTTCATTACGAAACTGTGGGTTCTGCACTTCTGGGTACATTAGAAGCTGGCTTAGGAGACGAGTTTACTTCTGATGTAAAAGCAGCTTGGACCTCAGTATATGGTACTATGGCAGATGTCATGATTAAAGCAGCATATTAA
- a CDS encoding DUF3365 domain-containing protein, producing MELSKIKNQLIALTVLVTLSVSCGGVPEEKATAAAEEKAFSVEEVLEMVAKENDVTRTLYTKAIVGKGKKQGMKFDEDWRKDDVEAGPLPALFLRGVATSIRKSPVPLGLYLGSDFPVNAANKFEGKQAELFAEIKKDQKPQFFYDEDQKLHTAMFADLASAGACVSCHNDHPQTAKSDWKLGDVMGATTWQYPKDSLTYKETVAVLNSYAKGTVDIYMEYLDEIEAFKESDKPEIGEKWPAEGNYLPTAEVFLDSVRKLASYETMKQLVAVK from the coding sequence ATGGAATTATCTAAAATTAAAAATCAGCTAATAGCACTAACAGTATTGGTAACCCTTTCGGTTTCTTGTGGTGGTGTTCCAGAGGAAAAAGCAACGGCAGCTGCCGAAGAAAAAGCGTTTTCGGTAGAAGAGGTACTTGAGATGGTGGCCAAGGAAAACGATGTTACAAGAACGCTTTATACGAAGGCCATTGTTGGTAAGGGTAAAAAGCAAGGCATGAAATTCGATGAAGATTGGAGAAAAGATGATGTCGAAGCAGGACCGCTACCAGCTTTATTTTTAAGGGGTGTAGCAACAAGCATTAGAAAAAGTCCAGTACCACTTGGTTTGTACCTTGGGTCTGACTTCCCGGTAAATGCCGCGAATAAATTTGAAGGAAAACAAGCGGAACTATTTGCTGAAATTAAAAAAGATCAAAAACCTCAGTTTTTTTATGATGAAGACCAAAAATTGCATACGGCAATGTTTGCAGATTTAGCAAGTGCTGGCGCTTGTGTATCTTGCCATAACGACCATCCTCAAACAGCTAAATCTGATTGGAAATTGGGAGATGTTATGGGGGCAACAACATGGCAATATCCTAAAGATTCACTAACATATAAAGAAACAGTAGCGGTATTGAACTCTTATGCCAAAGGTACAGTAGATATATATATGGAATACTTAGATGAAATCGAAGCGTTCAAAGAAAGCGATAAACCAGAAATTGGTGAAAAATGGCCAGCAGAAGGTAACTATCTACCAACGGCAGAAGTTTTTCTGGATAGCGTAAGAAAGTTAGCGTCTTACGAAACAATGAAACAACTAGTAGCTGTTAAATAA